Within the Halobaculum limi genome, the region AGAGCGGTTTCCGGTCCCTTCACCAGCACACGAGTCATTTACAAGTGAATTTCAGTGACGATACTTCAATTGAGGTCATTTTTGTCTGCTGACCTGTGTAATAAACAACGGCTAGTTGCTGTATACACACTCTGTATCTACCGAACGATCCAACCAGTGAGAGCGACGGAGCGACAGCCGACTCGTGTGCTGTAGTCCGCGAGCTCTGAACGGATTGCCACAATTGCAGGATTTTAACAGCTCTACCCAGCTCAAACGGCCGGCCCCGTACACCTCGACGTTCAATCACCCCAGATTGTTCGCGGCGGTCACGTTCTTGGACAGTAGCAACTCTTGTACTCCTCGATTCTCCGCCCCCGACGATCCACAGTCAGGTTCGTTCTCGTTACGCGTCGTTGTCTGGCGATTCGCGTCCAGCGGCGCTGGAGCCTGCAGCGGCCACTAAGGTGTCACCCTTCGATACAGATCACAAATGGCTATCTCAGAGGATATCGAACGTTACCGTCGGAATCGGCAAGACGAGATCGATAGTGCGACCGTCTACACTGCGATGGCTGACGCCGAATCACAGCCACAGGTTGCAGAGGTGTATCGACGGCTGGCCGAGACAGAACGAACGCACGCAGACTTCTGGGCAGGGAAGATTCGAACGGCCAACGTTGACCCGGGAGACACGACCCCCTCACGGAGAGCGCGGGTGCTGGCGTGGCTCGCTCGTCGATTCGGACCGGGGGTGGTACTCTCCTCGATGCAAGCTGGTGAGGCTGTTGGAGGAAGTGACTACTCGACTCAACCGGAGGTCGCGGGAACTGGGATGGCCGCCGACGAACGCTCACACAATCGACTCTTGACAGTGATCGCGGAAACGCCTGGGCAGGGGGCACGGGGAGAAGTCCTCGCCCAACTCGAAGGCCGTCACCGGGCGACCAGCGGCAACGCACTCCGTGCGGCAGTGCTTGGCGCGAACGATGGGCTCGTCTCCAATCTCAGTCTCGTGATGGGCGTCGCCGGCGCGGCACTCGACTCGACGGCGATTCTGATCACTGGGCTCGCCGGCCTCCTCGCCGGGTCGGGATCGATGGCGATGGGTGAGTGGCTCTCTGTCCAGAGCTCTCGGGAACTGTATCAACGCCAGATCGGTATCGAGGCCGAAGAACTCGCCGAGGCTCCCGAAGAGGAGGCAGAAGAACTGGCGCTTATTTACGAGGCGAAAGGTCTCTCGAAAGAACGCGCCAGAGAGGTCGCCGAGCAGTTGATCGCTGACGAGGAGATGGCACTAGACACACTCGCCCGTGAGGAGCTGGGCATCAACCCCGAGGAACTGGGTGGCTCGGCGTGGGAGGCGGCCGCGACGTCGTTCGTGCTGTTCGCACTCGGCGCCATCGTCCCCGTCCTCCCGTACTTCGTGTTGAGTGGACTGGTCGCCGTCGGTGTCAGTCTCGTGTTGAGTGCAGTCGCGCTGTTCGTCATCGGTGCTGGCATCACGCTGCTCACGGGCCGGTCCGTGCTCTTCTCTGGACTTCGCCAGGTCGGGATTGGACTCGCTGCTGCGATCCTCACCTACGGTGTCGGGAGCCTGATCGGTGTGACGCTTGTCGGATGAGGACCGAGGAACGAAGTTTGAACCCGTTCACCTGGCGTTCGTGGTGGGTTGCGGACGGCTCGTCACCAGAGGTCACTACAGTGGTGGAATGCCAGTCACAACAGATGACAGGCGGCCTTCGAATTTAACTCAGTTCTCTGCGTATATTGTCATTGGTGTATTAAAATTGACACTCTTGGAGAACAAGACCGCAGTCATCACCGGTGGGAGTTCAGGTATCGGCCGGGGTATCGCACGCGGATTCGCAGAACACGGTGCCAGAGCTGTCGTCGTCGCTGATGTCCAAGAAGATCCGAAGGAGGGTGGCCGCCCGACCCACGAACTTCTCGAAGCGGAGACTGACACGTCGTCGGTGTTCGTCGAGTGCGACGTGACGAGCCGATCGGATCTGACAGCGGCAGTTGACGCTGCACAAGCGGCTGGCGGCATCGACATTATGGTGAATAATGCGGGAGTCTGGCATTCAGAGGACTTCTTCGAGGTGACCGAAGACGAGTACCAGAAACTGATGGACATCAACCTCAAGGGC harbors:
- a CDS encoding VIT1/CCC1 transporter family protein, with protein sequence MADAESQPQVAEVYRRLAETERTHADFWAGKIRTANVDPGDTTPSRRARVLAWLARRFGPGVVLSSMQAGEAVGGSDYSTQPEVAGTGMAADERSHNRLLTVIAETPGQGARGEVLAQLEGRHRATSGNALRAAVLGANDGLVSNLSLVMGVAGAALDSTAILITGLAGLLAGSGSMAMGEWLSVQSSRELYQRQIGIEAEELAEAPEEEAEELALIYEAKGLSKERAREVAEQLIADEEMALDTLAREELGINPEELGGSAWEAAATSFVLFALGAIVPVLPYFVLSGLVAVGVSLVLSAVALFVIGAGITLLTGRSVLFSGLRQVGIGLAAAILTYGVGSLIGVTLVG